In Tursiops truncatus isolate mTurTru1 chromosome 10, mTurTru1.mat.Y, whole genome shotgun sequence, the sequence atgcaggggacacgagttcgtgccccggtctgggaagatcccacatgctgcggagcggctgggcccgtgagccatggccactgagcctgtgcttccggagcctgtgctccgcaacaggaaaagccacaacagtgagagggcccgcGTAcagtaacgcaaaaaaaaaactgattacaGACTCAATTATCCCATGAATGTTAACTTCCATAAGACTGTAACTGAGGCCCATTTCTAAAATTGAGAGAGATTTAAATCCATGAGTTTATCTTAAATCtttggtttttaatatataagctgaaaatttttagtctttttaccATTTTGTGAAATATACGGTTGCCTCAGTTAAGAATACATGATATGGAAAAGCAAATTTGTGAAGTTGTTAAACTAAGGCAgtactttttatttcaaagtaattCACTATGATTTCTTTTAAGTGAAAgttttttagcatttaaaaatttttggactCTTTCCATTTTCAGAAGCAGTATTTCAAAGGTAGATATTCTTCTTCCTGACGTTTAGATGGCACATTCTGATAGAGTAGAAAGGGTGGAATCAGAAAAATCTgggtccggggcttccctggtggtgcagtggctgagagtccacctgccgatgcaggggacgcgggttcgtgccccggtccgggaagatcccacgtgccgcagagcggctgggcccgtgagccatggccgctgagcctgcgcgtccggagcctgtgctccgcaacgggagaggccacaaatgtgagaggcccgcgtaccgcaaaaaaaaacacaaaataaaacaaaaaaagaaaaacctgggtCCCAGAGTCCAGGTCTACACTAGGAAAACAGTGGTGACCTTGGGAACATTGCTTAatccctctgaacctcagtttcctcacctgtgacgTGGGCATAATTACTAGCTCCGGAGTTTGTTTCGCAGACTAAATGAGATGGTCTGTGAAAGAATCTGGCACATTATAGGTGTGCTTTTTTCCCTTCAGATGAAACAAAAGTGTGAGCATTGACATAATTATTTTCTCTAGGAAGTAAAAAGCCTATTTTATGCCCTGGTAGGTAACACAGTGGAGGAGGAGGTGACAGAAAAAGTTCGAGGTAAAGTAGTGAAGACAgctctggggatgggggaggggtacCATGGTAAGCACTTCCTGCACGAAGGGAGCGAGGTGCAGCCATTGCGGgtggcttgtttttttaatatcgtTTATTGGGTTTTTCTGGTTATAAGAGTAATCCATGCACGCTGTGGAGGCTTTGGAAAAATGCCTTCGTGTGGGTTAGTTTAGTCTTGCGGATCGGTGACTCTGTGGCCTTGCTGTGAACGGGAGCCCAGCCGTCCATCATCCCAGGAGCGCTGACGGAGACAGATGTGTGCCCAGGGCTGCGCTCACCGCTGATGTGAAGGAGTGCACTTGGGCTGCCAGGTGGACCTCAGATTTCATCTGGGGTTGGAGTCGGTGCCAGTGCTGAGGATTCTCAGCTCTCACTTCTGCAGAGCTGAGCCACGTCGCCCATCTGTCTGTGGTATTCTGATGCCGCATTTCCTTTACTGGGGTAAAACCTGTAGGCTGGTACTGTGGTTTTGTGAGCAGGGCATTTGTAGCCTGCtgaagtgaaagaagaaatacGAGGCCGACCGCTACCAAAGGCACCTCCATGGTGTAGAGCAGCCCCGAAAATAGGGAGTGGGGATTGTTAAAGCTTTGTTTGAAAATCAAGGTCAAGCACTTGGAGAAAGCATGAAATTAGCGTTTctaatattaacaattttttttttttttttttgactgcattgggtcttcattgctgcacgcggtctttccctagttgcggcgagccggggctactctttgttgcggtgcacaggcttctcattgtggtggcttctcttgctgcagagcataggctctaggcgcacaggcttcagtagttgtggcacgcacaggcttcagtagttttggcacgcagacttagtagttgtggcttgcgggctctagagtgcaggctcagtagttgtggcatacgggcttcgttgctctgtggcatgtgggatcttcccggaccagggcttgaacccatgtcccctgcattggcaggcagattgttaaccactgtgtcaccagagaagtcccaacaattcttattttaattgttttatgaCATGTTTCTTATCTGCTGTTCATATTTGAATGCTGATGAAAGCAGAATGCTTATCTTCTCTAACGATGGCAAATTGCTGACCCAGTTGCCGTACACCCTGCGTGCCACTGGTCGCTTTCGGGTCACTAGGTGCTGGAGGTAACTGCACAGGCTTTGCAGTCAAACCTGGTCTGAACCCTGGTTTTGCCACTGGGTGCCTTTGGGCAAGTCCGTTTCccttgtcatctgtaaaatgggcatgatgtcagtacctacctcacaggatggTCTTAGAGATTAAAAGAGAAGAGTAAGAAGTGTTTACTCTGGTGTGGAGTCTTTTATGAATACGCGTTAATTGCAGCTGTTATGATTACTAATAATAGGGTAAAGAACTGGTCCAGGGAAGCAGAGTCCTAAGACAGAGCTTAAAGAGAATGGGGCAAATCGGAATATCCCCCAAACCCCACGCCCCTTTCATCTTTACCCGCTGAGGTCTTTATGATTCCTTGAACACAGAGTAGCAGGCAGGTCATTTAAGGTGGTCTCATTTTCTAGGTAGGaagttttgtatttcttaaagaacAGTCCTAAAACTTAACAAATGCAAATGTTGAGCTGCCTGCAATTTTTCCCACTGAAGTTGCTAGTGTGGAACACTGACCAATGCCTCTTTGGAAACAAGCTTGAAGAATCTGTAGCAAGTTTTCGGAATATCTTTATTACTGAGTAACTATTGCTACCTTGAAGATGGGTTTGGTTTTTGGAAATTAGACATGATTCGGTGCCCACGCTGAGGAATAAGATTAGGTGGATAGTATATCACGTTTGGTCAAAAACAGAGAGTTCTGGAAGCAGTTTCCAAAGAGGAATCCTGAAATGTTTTGATCACTGGCTATTTAAAGTCTGATTATCTGGGTGTAAAAATTCTAATGTTAACAATCCTTGTTAACAATCCTTGTGGTTACTCATCTCAGtcgtcccctcctcctcctgaagGTATGAGAGACAGAAGACGGACTTTCATCGTGTCCTTTCTGAATTCTGCACCTAGAGTGGGCAGAGGAGGTGATTCGCTGTGGTAACTCCAACACCCCAACTCCCCACCTCAGGCCAGGGAAACAGGTTGATTGAGGAATTGCCAGTCCTGTTTGTGCGTGTAGACACAGAAAGGCTGACCCAGGAGGAGTGCATGGTTCCCGGCTCAGATTCTGagacctttttccttttttttttttttttttaactattattgATTATCAAAAGGTTACCATGtgctttttatataaaaacaatgaGGTGAAGGCAGTCATTACTTCATAAACTGTAAGGGTCTCTTCCTACAAATCCCCAATTTCTGGATTCACAGTGAAAGGTGAATTTGTTCCCTACTTAATTTATAGGAAGAGTTCTCATTGCTCTGTGAAAAAAAGATGCTGCCACTTTACGCTGTAACATGGACCCCAAACTACGGTGAAAACAATTTTAGTTGTGGTGCCTACAATTTTGAAAACCCAGgacaatttttattcatttcgTAAATTCTTACACTGCAGTAAGCTGAAATATGCGTAAAGGGAAGCCGTCTAACTCTTTTTTATTAAACACAGTTGAAGACATATAGAGGCCCAGTAGCTGTTCCAGGCGGGAACCCCCAGACATCACTTCCTGTCTGCTCTCAGGTGCGATGCGCGCTCAGCACGAGCCGTTTCCCGGACGTGGGCTTGTCTGGGGACCAGGGGGCTCGATGACGTAGAAGCCGTGCTCTTCTATCATGCGGTAGAGCATGATGTATTTGGAAGCCTTCCTCGTCCTCGGGATCACGAACTTCTCCGTGAACTCGTCCCGGTCCAGCCGCTCCTCGCCCTGTGTGGCCAGGACGCAGTTAATGAACTTGAGGGCGTAGCTGTAGCAGTTGTGGTGGTCTTCTTCGTACCTTATGGGGCAAGGGCGTCGAGAAGACAAGGCTTAGCCCTGAGCTGCCCAAGGCCTTTCATAATTTTAACCTCGCTGCAAGCTGGGCCCCCATGTGTGCTGGCCCCCTTGATGACATAGTGTCCAGAGGTGCAGTTCAGAGGGACACTTGGCATCTGGGGCTATTTCTGCTTGCAGCTTAAGTACAGCTAGGACTCACCGACATGTCCAGAGTGGTGACTCAAGTTGCATATAGGCCCCAATTTGGAGAACTTAATTTCACTGAAATTCTAGATTCTCGAAGTGGAATTCCATGTCTGAGTTTTATGATATCCTACAGTGTCTAAACTTATTTCAAGGGAAGCATCAGGACAGTTTAAGTCCACAAGTATGCTATATATCTTCTACAGTGAAAAGGGGGCAAGGAATCGATAAATTAATTTCAAACTTGCTGAAACTTAAAATGGGGGAGCTTTGGATAGGTTTACATTTTGAAcctcatttaaaattgttttgttttaagggaATATACTACTGTGGGTTTTGCTGTACATATTATTAAATGTCGAGTGTGTAAAGGAGTCAAATAAGTGAAATAACTAGAGGACTAAGGTCTGGTCCCTTCAGCTCTTAGAGTGCTGTGGTTCTGTTGGGGAAATGTGTGCTAGCTCACCTCTGCAGAAACCCCAAGTAATTCAGCCCCTGCTTAATTCTGTTACAGACACTACTATCTCAGTACAGGCTCAACATGCAAGTCAGTGCAGCTTAGCGTCCTCTGTGAGCTGTGATGGCACCTGGTGGTGAGTGAGGGCCCTGTCCTACCTGTGAGGCAGCCAGGCCCCCGTGGTGGAGAAGTCTTCCAGGTACTTGTCCCACTGGTCCATCAGTCCGAACATGCCGGGCTGCAGGAGCGGGATGCTCACGCTCTGCCCCCAGCCCGCTTCATCTCGCTGGACACCGTGCACCGTGTAATTATACACGACTCCTGCCGCCAAAACCAAAATCACACGGAGGCGTCAGGGGAAACGCACCCCGGTGAACGGGACAGCAGCCACCTGCTAACTGCACACAACAGGAGCCCAGACAGCACTTCCCGATTGCAGTCCGAGAGCTCTCGAagcccctcctccagggagcctctGCCTCCTTGCTCTCAGCCCCCGAGGTTGTCCCAGAGAAACGAGACAGTAATAGGTGCTGGGGTGATCATCTCCAGGTATTTTTGTTGAAGTTCTCTGTCTACAAAGGCGTCCGTCTCACTTCCTTAAATCAGCAGTACATTTCTCCTGACAAAGACTGGTGCAGATTTGACTGTTCGTGACAGTCAATGAGTTCAAAACCCAGTCCTAGGTTTCTGTTCACTGTGTCAGTTCTCCTGCCTCAAGGGAGCAGCAAGGGCTGTAATCAGACTTCACCTGTGGGACCTGATCGCAGCCGCAAGTGGCTGGCCTCGCTCACCATTCCCAGGCCTGCACCCTCCTGCTGGTGGCACTCCCCAGGCCTTTTCCTGCAGACTGTGCCCTCCAAGCTAAATCTGGCCAAAGGaaccattttatttaaatgtgctgcttttctgattttttaaagcaaactttcGCAGGGCCTACCGCACGCTCAGGTGCTGTGTCCCCCCAGTTTATCCCTGGTGTTCCTGCTTGGCCCCTGGAGACCCCAAGTATGAGGACCCAGTGGCAGTGGGCTGAGTGTGGCATTGGGAGCAGAGGGTCTGCTTCTAACACAAGATGAGGTCTTGGACAACTCAACCtctctggatgtctgtttcttcctctcttaaaaactaagaaaaaacatACACGTTTgcaatgtttttaatgttttctcagcTCTTGGCTGAGAAAACATTAAAGAGCTTTCAGATACTTAGTATCGTTAGTAACGTAGCCACATTACTTTCTCTCTAGAAATACTGCTCTCTTCTAACCAGGTGTTGGGGGAACTTTTTAAGCTATGAAAGCGCACTTACCATTTGTGTTGGTTATCCCCACGTGAAGATCAGACCTTCCGTCATACTCCCTGGAAGAAATAAGAGCGTTTTTGTCCTCTCATTTGCACACACTAGGCGTGTGGAATTGGTATTTAAAGTGGGAGGAGAACAGTGGGCCTCCCCTCTTGGCCGGTGCCAGAACTCGGCCTCGGTGCCAGAGGCCAGGTTAGTGGAAAGGCCAAGAGTACGTGTGAGGTAGAAAACAGTGCCCTGCACCCGCTCTGGATTTTCTTGGCCCCCGCAGTCCTAAAGGTGAGTGTGCTGGAAGGCCAGCCCTGCTGGAGCGTAACGTCAGCATGACGGCCTGGCTCTGCAGCAGAGGGGCCCACCCCTGTCAGCTGTTGAGGAAGCTCCTGACTCTTTCCTCCTTAAGTGTGAGAGGGCAGCCCGTTCCTCAGGCCAACGTGGGTGAGAGGGTCCTGAAAGCACCTCAGTGGGCTTCTACCTTTGAAACTAATATGGTCTTGAAGCCCGTGGCCACACTCACTTTTCCTGGACAGCCCTTCTTTCCTGAAATTATTCTTCCCCCGAGGCTGTGCATCAGATGTATAACTCCAGGTAATTTAACCTCTATATACGATCCCAGGCTATCACTTGTTTGCCCCAAGACTTTCTCACCTGTGAGATGGAAATAGCATTAGCTCCTAGCAAGCTGGTTGTAAGAGTAAAATGCCTGTTGAGTGCCACCATGTAGAGGTGTCACATAAGTcaggtaatttttaaatgatgcgCTCCTTTGTCAGACCACAGTTCTGAATGTTTGGTTCCTCATTCAAGCAAGCAGTCCCGGGGTTTACAATGGCCAAGGACACAAATGGCTGcccacctcttcagagcagtcccccCAGGCCGTCTTGTTGCAGCCACTGTGAGTTTTCTGAGACCCTGTGGGTTCAGAGGTTGAGAATGAAGCTGGGAAAAACAGTAAGTCTTGGGTGGCCGATCACGGTGCTGGACCTGGATGTGTGCCATCCGCAGATCACTCCCTGCATGTACAGCCTCTCTGTTTCCCGCCTAAATCCCAGGCGTTCCCTCTCACTCCCGCTCTCCTCCAGTTATTTCTCATTCATGCAACATGTCAACTACGGGCCTGTCATTTGAAGTGAAGTGCTAGTGACACAACGGGAAATGAGGTCCCTGCCTCACAGGGTTTGCCTGCTTCCAGAGAAGACTTTTCTAGTTTTAGTTTAACAAGTTGTTAATAGATTGAGAAGTGTTACAGAAGCATGTgatggggcagggccagggccaccCCTATCCCATATGATAGTTTTGTACAGATTAAGAAAAGGTGCCCCTTCTTCCTGCAGATGCAGGTCTGCCCAGGGTGCTGCCCGGGGTGAGTGGAATGCAGGCTGAACTTCGGTACCCGCCACTGCCTTGGCCAGGTGCCTTTGTGCAGTCCACAAGCTGCACGGCCCTATATGGCAGCCCTGAGGGATCCTCATCTAGTTAGATCAGAGCCTCCGTGATTCCTTTGAGTCACTGCTGGTTCTCTTAAGAAGTAGATGAAATTGTCTCAAGATGAGTTGTGGGAGTTGGTCCTGAGGGTTTAGAaacaggaggagagggaaaaaactAGTCTGGAACTCGGCCTTCAAGGGACTGGTGGGCAGGGGGCTCCTTGGGTTCTGCAGATCCTGGCCTGAGTTCCTGAGGGGGATAGGAAGATGCCTAAGCACACGATGTATTTCCACACCACCACCTCCTTTCTGCTGCTGCCGAGGGAGGCCAGGGCTGTTAGTGTCACATCACAGAAGAGAGGAATGCTTCTCAGGGGCTAGCCTGAAAGCCTGTCGCGTGTTGTGTCATTTCTGGAGAGCGGGGCAGCAGCTTGTTCACTGTGACATCCCTAGCATTTCCCACACACAGCTGCTCAGTGAGCACCTGTTGAGTGAACCAGCGTTACAGGAAGTGAATTCTGAATTTTAAGCTCTGTTCAAAAGCTTTCGGAATCCAACCAGTTACTAACTCCAAGTTAGCGTGAATGAGGGGCCTTATAAAACAGTTTGGGCTTCATGAATCTGGTTAAGGGAGAAATGAAGGTTCTCCCAGTCACGTTCTGAGCTGAGTATGAAAATATTGGGACAGGAAGGAGCGTGTTGGTTCAACGTCGTGCCCGGCACCCGGGCCAGGTTTATAGGCCTTTTCACTGACCCTCACAACTCTGCAAGGTCAGTgggtcctcattttacaggtgaggaaccaGAGACTCGGAGAGGGTCCTGGAGCTGGTCTGAATCAGGGTAGGAATGGGGGGCTTCTTGGCGTACAAGCCTGCACGGTCCCCTCTGCATCCCGCTGCCTCCCCGAGGAAGGGTCAGGAGTGCAGTCTGTTGTGCCCCTAGTGTTTGACCAATGCCTTGTACACACGTCGGTTCGTTTCATCCCCATAGGGACTGGAAGGAAATTGATTAAGGAAGTTAGCGAGCAGGAAAGTAGTCAACTCCAATTTTCTTATCCCAAACCAGCACTAGAGGGCAGGAGGGACTCAGGAGGGTATGTTTCAAGGAGGCAGGAAGGTCTGGGCATCAGACCACAATAGTGTGCACGACACACTTCCCAAAGCTCGCACCATTACTCATCACTGTTCTCTTGAAACCTGGCTCGTGCAGGGCCAGTTCCAATTCCACCTGTAAACTCAGGACTCTTAAGAAGGCACcatcctttcttttgatttctgaaatgtttcttAAAGTCAGGTGACGTCTACCATTGAAACAGACCAGCTCTAGTCTCAATTTCATGCACCTCCATGCAAAATAGTCTGTACGTGGCCATCCTTCAGGCTCTGTGCAGGGTACCTGCTTGTCACAAATGTTACAAACTAACTCGAAGTAAAGGTATTATTTTGATGAGATTAGCTGCTGGGTCATTTTCCCAGTTAGCCTCTTAGCACAAAATCTAtgggtaaaaaaaaatctccaggctATCGATTCCTCTCTTAAAATTGTATAAGCAGGTTTGACCTTCGTATATTCTTGCACTTATCATTCCAGGAAAGTATGCACCCTTCTATTCTTATGAAACAAAAAGGCCAACATTTTAGGATTTAACACCAGACCGCTGAAAAGATTATCCACCAAATCTCACACTGTATATAGCACgttagaaaaagaaagtttaagtGACTAAAACAGAGAAGGGAAGCTTTGCACAATCCAATGCAACACATAAAACACTGTACCTGAGAAACGTCCCTTGAGTTGGTCTGAGGAGGAATGAACACTCTTCTTGATGCCCATCGGTAAACGGATTAGGGATGCTGACAGGTGCTTCCTCCAGCTTCCTGGAGCCCACGTCCTGCCAGCAGAGGGGGCAGCATGGCGGCACGCTGAAGCTGTAGATGTACTTCTGACAGTGGTTGAATTTGATAATAGGCTTCCCAGCCTCTGGGCGCTGCATGGCTTTCCCCTCCTGGGCAAGGAGGGGTGCGTTCCCCAGGACTTCCTTTTCCGCGTTACATGGCCAGCAAATGCCCTCCATCTGAGTAACCTGATAACAGTGatgtcattctgactggtggctTCAGAAGCCAAAACAGCTAGGGTTAACCTGTAACCAGGCCTCCCCATGAACAGGTGTCTTAAAGAGCCAGCTTCATTTGTGCTCACAACGTTTCTTTCTAGCCTTTGTACGTTTTGCAACAGTCGATAGCCAGCTCTTCCTCATTCTCCAAAGCCCTACCTTTCTGTGAAACCTTCCTCAGCT encodes:
- the MKRN2OS gene encoding MKRN2 opposite strand protein isoform X1, translating into MQRPEAGKPIIKFNHCQKYIYSFSVPPCCPLCWQDVGSRKLEEAPVSIPNPFTDGHQEECSFLLRPTQGTFLRYIVYNYTVHGVQRDEAGWGQSVSIPLLQPGMFGLMDQWDKYLEDFSTTGAWLPHRYEEDHHNCYSYALKFINCVLATQGEERLDRDEFTEKFVIPRTRKASKYIMLYRMIEEHGFYVIEPPGPQTSPRPGNGSC
- the MKRN2OS gene encoding MKRN2 opposite strand protein isoform X2, translating into MGIKKSVHSSSDQLKGRFSGVVYNYTVHGVQRDEAGWGQSVSIPLLQPGMFGLMDQWDKYLEDFSTTGAWLPHRYEEDHHNCYSYALKFINCVLATQGEERLDRDEFTEKFVIPRTRKASKYIMLYRMIEEHGFYVIEPPGPQTSPRPGNGSC